Proteins found in one Hypericibacter terrae genomic segment:
- a CDS encoding sulfate ABC transporter substrate-binding protein → MTSRRSILSLAFAAAAVASLAGVSSPAHADTRLLNVSYDPTRELYKAYNDLFAKYWKAQTGEEVTIDTSNGGSGKQARAVIDGLEADVVTLALAYDIDAIADKAGLLDKNWQSRLDHNSSPYTSTIVFLVRKGNPNGIKDWNDLVKGDVQVITPNPKTSGGARWNYLAAWAYALKQPGGSDETAKAFVAELFKHVPVLDTGARGATTTFVQRGIGDVLLAWENEAFLALKELGPDQFEIVVPSLSIKAEPPVAVVDKVVDKHGTRKVAEAYVKYLYSAEAQELAAENYYRPTDPTVAAKHKADFPDIPLVTIDEFGGWAKAQATHFADGGVFDQIYAQTQ, encoded by the coding sequence ATGACCAGTCGACGATCGATCCTGTCTCTTGCGTTCGCCGCGGCGGCGGTCGCCAGCCTCGCCGGCGTGAGCAGCCCCGCCCATGCCGACACCAGGCTTCTCAACGTCTCCTACGATCCGACCCGCGAGCTCTACAAGGCCTACAACGACCTCTTCGCCAAATACTGGAAGGCGCAGACCGGCGAGGAGGTGACCATCGACACCTCCAATGGCGGTTCGGGCAAGCAGGCCCGCGCGGTCATCGACGGGCTCGAGGCCGATGTCGTGACACTGGCGCTCGCCTATGACATCGACGCCATCGCCGACAAGGCCGGGCTGCTCGACAAGAACTGGCAATCGCGCCTGGACCACAACAGCTCGCCCTACACCTCGACGATCGTGTTCCTGGTCCGCAAGGGCAACCCCAACGGGATCAAGGACTGGAACGACCTGGTCAAGGGCGACGTCCAGGTGATCACGCCCAACCCGAAGACCTCGGGCGGCGCCCGCTGGAACTATCTGGCGGCCTGGGCCTATGCCTTGAAGCAGCCGGGCGGCAGCGACGAGACGGCCAAAGCCTTCGTGGCCGAGCTCTTCAAGCATGTGCCGGTGCTCGATACCGGTGCACGCGGCGCCACCACCACCTTCGTGCAGCGCGGCATTGGCGACGTCCTCCTCGCCTGGGAGAACGAGGCCTTCCTGGCGCTGAAGGAGCTGGGCCCGGATCAGTTCGAGATCGTCGTCCCCAGCCTCAGCATCAAGGCCGAGCCGCCGGTGGCCGTGGTCGACAAGGTCGTCGACAAACACGGAACCCGGAAGGTGGCCGAGGCTTATGTGAAGTATCTCTATTCGGCGGAAGCGCAGGAGCTGGCGGCCGAGAACTACTACCGTCCGACCGATCCGACCGTCGCGGCCAAGCACAAGGCCGACTTCCCCGACATCCCGCTCGTCACCATCGACGAGTTCGGCGGCTGGGCCAAAGCCCAGGCGACGCATTTCGCCGATGGCGGCGTATTCGATCAGATCTACGCCCAAACGCAATGA
- a CDS encoding RrF2 family transcriptional regulator: MLSHRAKYALRALQYLAQQEPGEAILISEIAERQAVPKKFLEIILVELKRASLVRSFRGRNGGYALAKPADAIFLGNIVRLMDGPLAALPCASLTAYRRCDDCHDEASCQIRRVFRKVRDATAAILDRTTLADIVRGSANPRSTKAAALLDLGADI, from the coding sequence ATGCTGTCCCATCGAGCGAAATATGCCCTGCGGGCGCTTCAATACCTGGCCCAGCAGGAGCCTGGCGAAGCCATCCTGATTTCCGAGATCGCGGAACGTCAGGCGGTGCCGAAGAAGTTCCTGGAGATCATCCTGGTCGAGCTGAAGCGCGCCTCGCTGGTGCGGAGCTTCCGCGGCCGCAATGGCGGCTATGCGCTGGCCAAGCCGGCCGATGCGATTTTCCTCGGCAACATCGTTCGTTTGATGGACGGACCGCTGGCCGCCCTGCCCTGCGCCAGCCTGACCGCCTATCGGCGTTGCGACGATTGCCATGACGAGGCGAGCTGCCAGATCCGCCGCGTGTTCCGGAAAGTTCGCGACGCGACGGCCGCCATCCTCGATCGCACCACCCTCGCCGACATCGTGCGGGGCTCTGCGAATCCGCGTTCCACCAAAGCCGCGGCCCTGCTCGATCTCGGGGCCGATATCTGA
- a CDS encoding phosphoenolpyruvate carboxylase produces MLERQKSIDPAERPDLEASSEVLSALLDGATSPLLTPAVTRFAPAPAADLARLHAELGAALEEFERQTERDPYGNPVQLLAFDLLRRLDLDLSPALIEQLLQRLTLHAFAERARRLARYVGDGEPASNRAAIEASIRRLGVDRAGKPVPFEQFRATVEREVYGIVITAHPTFGLAFRIERALAALALDADATGETLNPAERQRLARRVIEAEHRPEPGIDLKAEHNLSLEVLENIRAALSQLYEAAFAVAGELYPNRWMELRPRLLTVASWVGFDLDGRADIPWNDSFYKRLKLAAMQVRYYRDRLTEIGPLVDGPTRASFSTLAKRLAVAADEMDREIEIFETASGDAKGARDRLAALAKTMHEGRKTRLTSAAEIAAGLEQALVTAPEPARPAIAVLLAEVLNHGLGLAHIHVRLNATQLHNAIRREIGMEGAPDDPSRRRSFHTAINALLSQVKPASINFGSLMAERTSAKRLFMLVAQFLKYIDATTPIRFLIAECETSFTLLTALHYARMFGVEDRIDISPLFETIKAFERAPRILDDALANPHYAAYLRKRGRLCIQTGFSDAGRNLGQTVTAATVELLRSRLADLLAERGFTDIELVIFDTHGESVGRGCHYDGFAQRFAYVASPESRRRFAAKGIRVKQETSYQGGDGWLYFMTPAASLAAVARMVEFALEALEEKSTDPFYADYDYVTEFFIAVRQFNERVMGDRNYAALLDSFGPSLLYPAGSRAMRRETEGSAQRPDLVHPTQMRAIPHNSILQQLGLMANTLGGVGQAIRKDPEHFQRLYRESPRFRNLMAMVRWAFVFSHPDLLKGYIDLLDPGLWLMQAAHHSSVGHSDELRQVSDHLERLGSHEKLTRIFRVLQADYLDVAAGLGPEGVAAEPLLPAAMRRDLHLLHAIRIALMQRIFLLSTHIPAFTDRHGITPDQLMAKILHLEIDSAVAVLRRIFPVVEEQFDLTAFGEPASYRSEEAQSYEAEHRRIFEPMGHLYELVRRTGSAITHIIGAVG; encoded by the coding sequence TTGCTGGAGCGCCAGAAGTCCATCGATCCCGCCGAACGGCCTGATCTCGAGGCCTCCTCGGAGGTCCTGTCCGCTTTGCTGGACGGCGCCACGAGCCCGCTTCTGACACCTGCGGTCACGCGCTTCGCCCCGGCGCCAGCCGCGGATCTTGCGCGCCTGCATGCCGAGCTCGGCGCTGCGCTGGAAGAGTTCGAGCGCCAGACGGAGCGCGATCCCTACGGCAACCCGGTGCAGCTCCTGGCCTTCGACCTGCTGCGGCGGCTCGATCTCGATCTGTCGCCGGCCCTGATCGAACAGTTGCTGCAACGCCTGACGCTGCATGCGTTCGCCGAGCGCGCACGGCGGCTCGCCCGCTATGTGGGCGACGGCGAGCCGGCGAGCAACCGGGCGGCGATCGAGGCCTCGATCCGGCGCCTGGGCGTCGACCGTGCGGGCAAGCCGGTTCCCTTCGAACAGTTTCGCGCGACCGTGGAGCGCGAGGTCTATGGCATCGTCATCACGGCCCATCCGACCTTCGGGCTCGCCTTCCGGATCGAGCGGGCGCTGGCGGCCCTGGCGCTCGATGCCGACGCGACCGGCGAGACATTGAATCCGGCCGAACGCCAGCGGTTGGCGCGCCGCGTGATCGAGGCGGAGCATCGTCCGGAGCCCGGCATCGACCTCAAGGCCGAGCATAATCTTTCGCTCGAGGTGCTGGAGAATATCCGCGCCGCCCTGTCGCAGCTCTACGAGGCGGCCTTCGCCGTCGCGGGCGAGCTCTATCCCAATCGCTGGATGGAATTGCGGCCGCGGCTGCTGACGGTGGCGAGCTGGGTCGGGTTCGATCTCGACGGGCGCGCCGACATCCCGTGGAACGACAGCTTCTACAAGCGGCTCAAGCTGGCGGCGATGCAGGTGCGTTATTACCGCGATCGGCTGACCGAGATCGGGCCGCTGGTGGACGGCCCGACCCGTGCTTCCTTTTCGACCCTCGCGAAGCGCCTGGCCGTCGCCGCCGACGAGATGGATCGCGAGATCGAGATCTTCGAGACGGCGTCGGGCGACGCGAAGGGCGCGCGCGACCGGCTGGCGGCACTGGCCAAGACCATGCATGAAGGCCGCAAGACCCGTCTGACCAGCGCGGCCGAGATCGCGGCCGGGCTCGAGCAGGCTCTGGTCACGGCGCCCGAGCCCGCGCGCCCCGCGATTGCGGTGCTGCTGGCCGAAGTGTTGAACCACGGGCTGGGGCTCGCTCATATCCATGTCCGCCTCAACGCCACCCAGCTTCATAACGCGATCCGTCGCGAGATCGGGATGGAAGGCGCCCCCGACGATCCCAGCCGCCGGCGCAGCTTCCATACGGCGATCAATGCGCTGCTGAGCCAGGTCAAGCCGGCCAGCATCAATTTCGGCTCGCTCATGGCGGAGCGCACCTCGGCCAAGCGGCTCTTTATGCTGGTGGCCCAGTTCCTCAAATATATCGATGCGACCACGCCGATCCGCTTCCTGATCGCCGAATGCGAGACCTCCTTCACGCTGCTGACCGCCCTCCATTACGCGCGGATGTTCGGGGTCGAGGATCGGATCGACATTTCGCCCTTGTTCGAGACCATCAAGGCCTTCGAGCGGGCGCCGCGCATCCTCGACGACGCTCTCGCCAATCCCCATTACGCCGCTTACTTGCGCAAGCGCGGGCGCCTCTGCATCCAGACCGGTTTCTCCGACGCCGGCCGCAATCTGGGCCAGACCGTGACCGCCGCCACGGTCGAGCTGCTGCGCTCGCGCCTCGCCGACCTGCTGGCCGAGCGCGGCTTCACCGATATCGAGCTGGTCATCTTCGACACCCACGGGGAGTCGGTCGGCCGCGGTTGCCATTATGACGGCTTCGCCCAGCGCTTCGCCTATGTGGCCTCGCCCGAGAGTCGGCGCCGCTTCGCCGCCAAGGGCATCCGCGTCAAGCAGGAGACGAGTTATCAGGGCGGCGATGGCTGGCTCTATTTCATGACGCCGGCGGCCTCGCTCGCCGCGGTCGCGCGCATGGTCGAGTTCGCGCTCGAAGCGCTCGAGGAGAAGAGCACCGATCCGTTCTACGCCGACTATGACTATGTGACCGAGTTCTTCATCGCGGTGCGCCAGTTCAACGAGCGCGTGATGGGCGACCGCAACTACGCGGCCCTGCTCGACAGCTTCGGCCCGAGCCTGCTCTATCCGGCGGGATCGCGCGCCATGCGCCGGGAGACCGAAGGATCCGCGCAGCGGCCGGACCTGGTTCACCCGACCCAGATGCGGGCCATCCCCCATAACAGCATCCTGCAGCAGCTGGGATTGATGGCGAACACGCTGGGCGGCGTGGGGCAGGCGATCCGCAAGGACCCCGAGCATTTCCAGCGGCTCTATCGCGAAAGCCCGCGTTTCCGCAACCTGATGGCGATGGTGCGCTGGGCCTTCGTCTTCAGCCATCCGGACCTGCTGAAGGGTTATATCGATCTGCTCGATCCGGGCCTCTGGCTGATGCAGGCGGCGCATCATTCGAGCGTCGGACATAGCGACGAGCTGCGGCAGGTGTCCGATCATCTGGAGCGATTGGGCAGCCATGAGAAGCTGACGCGCATCTTCCGCGTGCTGCAGGCGGACTATCTGGACGTGGCGGCGGGGCTGGGACCGGAGGGCGTCGCGGCCGAGCCGCTGCTGCCGGCCGCGATGCGGCGCGATCTCCATCTGCTGCATGCGATCCGGATCGCGCTGATGCAACGCATCTTCCTGCTCTCGACGCATATCCCGGCCTTCACCGACCGGCATGGGATCACGCCGGACCAGCTGATGGCGAAGATCCTGCATCTCGAGATCGATTCCGCCGTGGCCGTCCTGCGCCGGATCTTCCCGGTGGTGGAGGAGCAGTTCGACCTCACCGCCTTCGGCGAGCCGGCGAGCTATCGCAGCGAGGAGGCGCAGTCCTACGAGGCGGAGCATCGGCGGATCTTCGAGCCGATGGGCCATCTCTACGAGCTGGTGCGCCGGACCGGCAGCGCCATTACCCACATTATCGGCGCGGTTGGATAA
- a CDS encoding SDR family NAD(P)-dependent oxidoreductase, translated as MAKTERALIVGVGAGLSASLARRLRHDGVEVALAARDVGKLGGLVKETGARAYQCDAGRPEDVAALFNAVDQELGGVDLVVYNPSRRTRGPFVELDPVEVEQTIMVTAYGGFLVAQAAARRMLKQGHGTILFTGASASVKGYAQSAPFAMGKFALRGLAQSMARELAPKNIHVAHFVIDGSIGKDPDGESRLDPDAIADTYLHVHRQPRSAWTWEVELRPWVERF; from the coding sequence ATGGCGAAGACCGAGCGTGCTTTGATCGTCGGCGTCGGCGCCGGCTTGAGTGCCTCCCTGGCGCGGCGTCTGCGGCATGACGGCGTCGAGGTGGCGCTGGCGGCGCGGGATGTCGGCAAGCTCGGCGGCCTGGTCAAGGAAACCGGCGCGCGGGCCTATCAATGCGACGCCGGCCGGCCCGAGGATGTCGCCGCCCTGTTCAACGCGGTCGATCAGGAATTGGGCGGGGTCGATCTGGTCGTCTACAATCCGAGCCGGCGCACCCGAGGCCCCTTTGTCGAGCTGGATCCGGTCGAGGTCGAGCAGACGATCATGGTCACCGCCTATGGCGGCTTTCTCGTGGCACAGGCCGCCGCGCGGCGCATGCTGAAGCAGGGGCATGGCACCATTCTCTTCACCGGCGCTTCGGCCAGCGTGAAGGGCTACGCCCAGTCGGCGCCCTTCGCGATGGGCAAGTTCGCGCTGCGGGGGCTGGCGCAGAGCATGGCGCGCGAATTGGCGCCGAAGAACATTCATGTCGCCCATTTCGTCATCGATGGCAGCATCGGGAAGGACCCGGATGGCGAGTCGCGACTCGATCCGGACGCCATCGCCGATACCTATCTCCATGTCCATCGCCAGCCGCGCAGCGCCTGGACCTGGGAGGTGGAGCTTCGCCCCTGGGTCGAGCGCTTCTAA
- a CDS encoding SIS domain-containing protein: MAGDLFDSELAEHLAVAQAVRGGLAAPFAAMRKAWLSTIQGGGKILFFGNGGSAGDAQHLATELTVRYSRDRKPIAAIALTTDSSALTAGGNDLGFEKVFARQLEALGRKGDLAFGISTSGRSPNVLAAFTMARGMGIATAVLTGAGPHKLADYCDHILAVPSTVTARIQEMHITLGQMLCAALEQDLGLV, encoded by the coding sequence ATGGCCGGCGATCTCTTCGACTCTGAACTGGCGGAACATCTGGCGGTGGCGCAAGCCGTCCGCGGCGGATTGGCGGCGCCCTTCGCCGCGATGCGCAAGGCCTGGCTCTCGACCATCCAGGGCGGCGGCAAGATCCTCTTCTTCGGCAATGGCGGCAGCGCCGGGGATGCCCAGCATCTCGCGACCGAGCTCACCGTCCGCTATTCGCGCGACCGCAAGCCGATCGCGGCGATCGCGCTCACGACTGACAGCTCGGCCCTGACCGCGGGCGGCAACGACCTCGGTTTCGAGAAGGTCTTCGCCCGGCAGCTCGAGGCCCTGGGGCGCAAAGGCGATCTGGCCTTCGGCATCTCGACCTCGGGCCGCAGCCCGAACGTGCTCGCGGCCTTCACCATGGCGCGCGGCATGGGGATCGCGACCGCTGTGCTGACCGGTGCCGGCCCGCACAAGCTGGCGGACTATTGCGATCACATCCTCGCGGTGCCCTCGACCGTCACGGCGCGAATTCAGGAAATGCACATCACGCTGGGGCAGATGCTCTGCGCGGCGCTGGAGCAGGATCTGGGGCTGGTATGA
- the rfaE1 gene encoding D-glycero-beta-D-manno-heptose-7-phosphate kinase: MLDRYVDGSVERMSPEAPVAVLRAEGERSMAGGAANVARNIAALGGQAILIGLVGLDEDGAALSSALRTDPGIEAHLIEDAARPTTTKTRFVAGRQQLLRVDHEKSTPANRPMEQALIAAVQSVLSRVHLVILSDYAKGVVTDRVIAGVAAAAKAAGKIVIADPKSRDFRRYHGVDLLTPNRHEAAVAAGIACGNEAEAVMTGTHLVEQTGIPSLLITRGEQGMTLMRKGRAPLHLPADAREVFDVSGAGDTVIASLGLALAAGLEMDIAARFANLCGGIVVGKVGTALVHPADVTGALHARAIGISSNAKIMTLPQALGQVEHWRATGARVGFTNGCFDLIHPGHVTLLAKSRAACDRLIVGLNSDASVRRLKGADRPVQDEQMRATVLAALASVDMVVIFEEDTPLKLIEALRPDLLVKGADYRLDQVVGGDVVQAYGGKVLLIDLVAGHSTTATIQRLGRNQ; this comes from the coding sequence ATGCTCGACCGCTATGTCGACGGCTCGGTCGAGCGCATGTCGCCGGAAGCGCCCGTCGCGGTCCTGCGCGCCGAGGGCGAGCGCAGCATGGCCGGCGGTGCCGCCAATGTGGCGCGCAACATCGCGGCCCTGGGCGGCCAGGCCATTCTGATCGGCTTGGTCGGGCTCGACGAGGATGGCGCGGCCCTGAGCTCGGCGCTGCGAACCGATCCCGGCATCGAGGCGCATCTCATCGAGGATGCGGCGCGGCCCACCACCACCAAGACCCGGTTCGTCGCCGGGCGCCAGCAATTGCTGCGCGTCGATCACGAGAAATCGACGCCAGCCAACCGGCCGATGGAGCAGGCACTGATCGCGGCGGTGCAGTCGGTGCTGAGCCGCGTCCATCTCGTCATTCTGTCCGATTATGCCAAGGGCGTGGTCACCGACCGGGTCATCGCCGGGGTCGCGGCGGCGGCCAAGGCCGCCGGCAAGATCGTGATCGCCGATCCGAAGTCACGCGACTTCCGCCGCTATCACGGCGTCGATCTGCTGACACCCAATCGCCACGAGGCCGCCGTGGCGGCCGGGATCGCCTGCGGCAACGAGGCGGAGGCGGTGATGACCGGAACCCACCTGGTGGAGCAGACCGGCATCCCGTCGCTGCTGATCACGCGCGGCGAGCAGGGCATGACCCTGATGCGAAAAGGTCGGGCGCCGTTGCATCTGCCGGCAGACGCCCGCGAGGTGTTCGATGTCTCGGGTGCCGGCGACACGGTGATCGCCAGCCTTGGCCTCGCTCTGGCGGCGGGGCTCGAGATGGATATCGCCGCGCGCTTCGCCAATCTCTGCGGCGGCATCGTGGTGGGCAAGGTCGGGACGGCGCTGGTCCATCCTGCCGACGTCACCGGCGCGCTCCATGCGCGCGCCATCGGCATCTCCAGCAACGCCAAGATCATGACCCTGCCCCAGGCGCTGGGGCAGGTGGAACATTGGCGGGCGACCGGCGCGCGCGTGGGTTTCACCAATGGCTGTTTCGATCTGATCCATCCGGGCCATGTCACCTTGCTCGCCAAGTCGCGCGCCGCCTGCGACCGCCTGATCGTCGGCCTCAACAGCGACGCTTCCGTGCGCCGGCTCAAGGGCGCCGATCGCCCGGTGCAGGACGAGCAGATGCGCGCGACCGTGCTGGCCGCGCTCGCCAGCGTCGACATGGTGGTGATCTTCGAGGAGGACACGCCGCTCAAGCTGATCGAGGCGCTGCGCCCGGACCTGCTGGTCAAAGGCGCCGATTATCGCCTGGACCAGGTGGTCGGCGGCGATGTGGTGCAGGCCTATGGCGGCAAGGTGCTGCTGATCGATCTGGTGGCCGGCCACAGCACGACTGCCACGATCCAACGGCTCGGTCGCAATCAATGA
- the rfaD gene encoding ADP-glyceromanno-heptose 6-epimerase, translating into MILVTGGAGFIGSNLVAALSERGTPAAVCDHLGATDKWRNLAKHEIVDLIAPDQCLGWLDRNRHLVEMVVHLGAVSDTAATDADLVVANNYSVSRSLWDWCSRAERPLIYASSAATYGDGAAGFSDRWEPEALAKLRPLNLFGWSKHLFDRWVAAQAGSGRPTPPRWYGLKFFNVYGPNEYHKGPMQSVIARNYPRVANGLAIELFRSYREGYAHGAQKRDFVTVRDCVELLLWLCSASTASGIYNVGTGSPRSFIDLTNALFAAAGHEPRIEFIEMPQTLRPLYQYETAADLTRLRAAGYDRPFISLEAGIADYVSRYLSAGDRYR; encoded by the coding sequence ATGATTCTCGTGACGGGAGGCGCCGGTTTCATCGGTTCCAATCTGGTCGCGGCTCTGTCGGAGCGGGGCACGCCCGCGGCCGTCTGCGACCATCTCGGCGCCACCGACAAATGGCGCAATCTCGCCAAGCACGAGATCGTCGATCTGATCGCGCCGGACCAATGCCTCGGCTGGCTCGATCGCAACCGCCATCTGGTGGAGATGGTGGTTCATCTGGGCGCTGTCAGCGACACCGCGGCGACCGATGCCGATCTGGTGGTCGCCAACAATTACAGCGTGTCGCGCAGCCTGTGGGATTGGTGCAGCCGGGCCGAACGCCCGCTGATCTACGCCTCGTCGGCCGCGACCTACGGCGACGGCGCGGCCGGGTTTTCCGACAGGTGGGAGCCCGAGGCGCTGGCGAAGCTGCGGCCGCTCAATCTCTTTGGCTGGAGCAAGCATCTGTTCGATCGCTGGGTCGCGGCTCAGGCGGGCAGCGGCCGCCCGACGCCACCACGCTGGTACGGCCTCAAATTCTTCAACGTCTATGGCCCCAACGAATATCATAAGGGGCCGATGCAGAGCGTGATTGCTCGCAACTATCCGCGCGTCGCCAACGGCCTCGCCATCGAGCTGTTCCGCTCCTATCGCGAGGGTTATGCTCATGGCGCGCAGAAGCGCGACTTCGTCACTGTGCGCGATTGCGTCGAGCTGCTGCTGTGGCTCTGCAGCGCCAGTACTGCGAGCGGCATCTACAATGTGGGCACCGGCAGCCCCCGCAGCTTCATCGATCTGACCAACGCGCTTTTCGCTGCGGCCGGCCACGAGCCTCGCATCGAGTTCATCGAGATGCCGCAGACCCTGCGGCCGCTCTATCAGTACGAGACCGCCGCCGACCTGACGCGGCTGCGGGCCGCGGGCTATGACCGGCCCTTCATCTCGCTGGAAGCCGGCATCGCCGACTATGTCAGCCGTTATCTCTCGGCCGGGGATCGCTACCGGTGA
- the waaF gene encoding lipopolysaccharide heptosyltransferase II — translation MTAPSPSPRIGRAKAATARPVADPERILIVAPVTVGDMVLAEPLTRLLRRLYPKAAIDMLAPPHTAELAAFMPELRTVLPAPYAPGDLALVTRWRLSRRLRGERYDLALLLPNSVKSALVPFLAGIPKRVGYAREGRALLLTEARWLDRGRLRRRIDRFLALALPENATPPFDAPAPALRVSDDAIDRALERLGLERPAGRLLLLLPGAKETSPARWPTAHFAAIARHHHAAGGSVWLLGSAGDREATAAVQAASRGICLDFAGRTRLGEAVALIALADAVASNDTGLAQVAAAVGHRSLAELTPQQAIDALSAQERRA, via the coding sequence ATGACCGCGCCCTCGCCGAGCCCCCGGATCGGGCGTGCCAAGGCCGCGACCGCCAGACCTGTCGCCGATCCCGAAAGAATTCTGATCGTGGCACCCGTGACGGTCGGCGACATGGTCCTGGCCGAGCCGTTGACGCGGCTGCTGCGTCGGCTCTATCCCAAGGCCGCCATAGACATGCTGGCGCCGCCGCACACGGCGGAGCTCGCAGCGTTCATGCCGGAGCTCCGCACGGTCCTGCCGGCGCCCTACGCCCCGGGCGACCTGGCGCTTGTCACCCGCTGGCGCCTGTCGCGTCGGCTGCGCGGGGAGCGTTACGATCTCGCCCTCCTGCTGCCGAACTCGGTCAAGTCCGCTCTGGTGCCGTTCCTGGCCGGCATTCCGAAGCGGGTGGGCTATGCGCGCGAGGGCCGCGCCTTGCTCCTGACCGAGGCGCGCTGGCTCGACCGGGGCCGCCTGCGTCGCCGGATCGATCGCTTCCTGGCGCTGGCGCTGCCAGAGAACGCGACGCCGCCCTTCGATGCGCCGGCGCCGGCCTTGCGGGTCTCGGACGACGCGATCGACCGGGCCTTGGAGCGCCTCGGGCTCGAACGCCCGGCCGGTCGATTGCTGCTCCTGCTGCCGGGTGCAAAGGAGACATCGCCGGCGCGCTGGCCCACGGCCCATTTCGCGGCGATCGCCAGGCATCATCACGCCGCCGGCGGATCGGTCTGGCTGCTGGGTTCGGCCGGGGATCGCGAGGCCACGGCGGCGGTCCAGGCAGCGTCGCGCGGCATCTGCCTCGACTTCGCCGGCCGTACCCGCTTGGGCGAGGCGGTGGCCCTGATCGCGCTCGCCGACGCCGTGGCGTCGAACGACACCGGCCTCGCGCAGGTGGCGGCGGCGGTGGGCCATCGGTCTCTCGCGGAGCTGACGCCGCAGCAGGCCATCGACGCGCTGTCGGCACAGGAGCGCCGCGCATGA
- a CDS encoding lipid A biosynthesis lauroyl acyltransferase, whose translation MSRRRHRPAKRLLHLLEGAAILLLWLPVRALPVDWASALGGWVTRTLGPWLPVSRIGRRNLKRAFPEKSDAEIERILRGVWDNLGRYALEYPHLKRIWDYDPAPGRQGRVEIVGLDQFLALRDDGKPALIFAAHLGNWELLPVAAARHGLPLTVLYKPPHNPIAAEFVEHIRRNAMGEMLSTGVHSAIGAVEVIEKGGHLGMLVDQNSRLGTMVPFFGNPVRASSLLAKLARRYQCPLHGARVERLGGARFRATLTPPIEIPITDDTAADVEAIMTKVTAIIESWVRERPEQWLWLHRRWRNL comes from the coding sequence ATGAGCCGGCGCCGCCATCGGCCGGCCAAGCGCCTGCTGCATCTGCTCGAGGGGGCGGCGATCCTGCTGCTGTGGCTGCCGGTCCGCGCGCTGCCGGTCGATTGGGCGTCGGCGCTGGGCGGCTGGGTCACGCGCACCCTGGGGCCCTGGCTGCCGGTCAGCCGGATCGGCCGCCGCAACCTGAAGCGCGCCTTCCCGGAAAAGAGCGACGCGGAGATCGAGCGCATCCTGCGCGGCGTCTGGGACAATCTCGGCCGCTACGCGCTCGAATATCCGCATCTGAAGCGGATCTGGGACTACGATCCCGCGCCAGGACGACAGGGGCGGGTGGAGATCGTTGGCCTCGATCAGTTCCTGGCGCTGCGCGACGACGGCAAGCCGGCGCTGATCTTTGCCGCTCATCTGGGCAATTGGGAGCTCCTGCCAGTGGCCGCGGCGCGTCACGGGTTGCCGCTCACCGTGCTCTACAAGCCGCCCCATAATCCGATCGCCGCGGAGTTCGTCGAGCATATCCGCCGCAACGCCATGGGCGAGATGCTCTCGACCGGCGTCCATAGCGCGATCGGGGCCGTCGAGGTGATCGAGAAGGGCGGGCATCTCGGCATGCTGGTCGATCAGAATTCGCGTCTTGGGACCATGGTCCCCTTCTTCGGGAACCCGGTGCGCGCATCCTCGTTGCTTGCGAAGCTGGCCCGGCGCTATCAATGTCCGTTGCATGGCGCGCGAGTCGAACGGCTGGGCGGGGCGCGGTTCCGGGCGACGTTGACCCCGCCGATCGAGATCCCGATCACGGACGATACCGCTGCCGATGTCGAGGCGATCATGACCAAGGTGACAGCGATCATCGAAAGCTGGGTGCGCGAGCGGCCGGAGCAATGGCTATGGCTCCATCGGCGCTGGCGGAACCTCTAG
- a CDS encoding D-glycero-alpha-D-manno-heptose-1,7-bisphosphate 7-phosphatase, giving the protein MGHPLNAEGCWFERRSSVAAARESAGLFLDRDGVLIEDEGYLADPRKVRLIPGAREALVVARAKGWHVALVTNQSGIGRGMYGWNEFAAVQAAMLAALGDAAQTIELVAACPHYPTHAWRKPEPGMILAALQALGADPAKSWVVGDKASDLKAGRAAKLAGGFHVGTGEGRAERAGAMACGGNGFALRSIDTIAALGPWLKGSC; this is encoded by the coding sequence ATGGGCCATCCGCTCAACGCCGAAGGCTGCTGGTTCGAGCGTCGCAGCTCGGTCGCCGCGGCGCGGGAGAGCGCCGGCCTGTTTCTCGATCGCGACGGCGTCCTCATCGAGGACGAAGGCTATCTCGCCGATCCGCGCAAGGTACGGCTGATCCCAGGGGCCCGCGAGGCGCTGGTGGTGGCGCGCGCCAAGGGGTGGCATGTGGCGCTGGTGACCAACCAGTCCGGCATCGGGCGCGGGATGTATGGCTGGAACGAGTTCGCCGCGGTCCAGGCCGCGATGCTGGCGGCGCTCGGCGATGCCGCCCAGACCATCGAGCTGGTGGCGGCCTGCCCGCATTATCCCACCCACGCCTGGCGCAAGCCCGAGCCGGGCATGATCCTGGCGGCGCTTCAGGCGCTCGGCGCCGATCCGGCCAAGTCCTGGGTGGTGGGCGACAAGGCCAGCGACCTCAAGGCCGGCCGTGCCGCCAAGCTCGCGGGCGGCTTCCATGTCGGCACCGGCGAGGGCCGGGCCGAGCGCGCCGGCGCCATGGCCTGCGGCGGCAACGGCTTCGCGCTCCGCTCGATCGACACGATCGCGGCGCTGGGGCCGTGGCTTAAGGGAAGCTGCTAA